Part of the Vigna radiata var. radiata cultivar VC1973A chromosome 11, Vradiata_ver6, whole genome shotgun sequence genome is shown below.
TCCATGGCCTTGCTGAACAAGTTGTCACCCTAGGCAAGCTTGTCTCTCTTTGCGTCCAAGAGGGAGATCTCCGTTATGCACACATCCTGTTTGATCGAATTCCCCAACCCAATAAATTCATGTACAATCATTTGATAAGGGGTTATTCGAATATCGATGATCCAATAAATTCTTTGTTGCTCTACCGCCAAATGGTGAGGGCGGGCCTTATGCCAAACCAATTCACCTTCCCCTTTGTTTTCAAAGCTTGCGCTGCCAAACCCTTCTATTGGGAAGCTGTTAGTGTTCATGCTCAGGCCATTAAACTCGGAATGAGGTGTCATGCATGCGtgcaaaattcaattttgactGTCTATGTTGCTTGCCGTCTAATACCAAGCGCACGGAAAGTGTTTGATGATATTTCTGACAGGACTCTGGTATCCTGGAATTCTATGATTGGTGGGTATTCTAAAATTGGCCACTGTTCTGGTGCTGTTATGTTGTTAGAAGAAATGCAACATCAGGGAGTACGGCCTGACGTGTTCACCTTTGTTAGCTTGCTTTCTGTTTCCTCAAAGAATGGTAATTTGGATTTGGGAAGATTTGTTCATCTTTATATCGTTACTACTGATGTtcaaattgattcaattgtgaAGAATGCCCTAATAGATATGTATGCCAAGTGCGGGCATTTGCAATGTGCTAAACGTGTTTTTGATCGAATGCTTGATAAAAACGTTGTTTCTTGGACATGTATGGTGAATGCTTATGCCAATCATGGTCTTATTGATAACGCTGTGCAAATTTTTAATCAGATGCCAGTGAAGAACGTGGTTTCTTGGAATTCAATAATCTGGTGCCATGTTCAAGAAGGGCTTTACACGGAAGCTATGGAACTTTTCCACAGGATGTGCATTTCAGATGTGATTCCTGACGATGGTACTCTTGTTAACATTCTTTCATGTTGCAGTCACATGGGCGATCTGGCATTGGGAAAACAAGCCCACGATTACATTTGTGGTAATAGTATTACAGTGAGTGTGACGCTCTGTAACTCCCTAATAGACATGTATGCAAAATGTGGTGCTCTTCATACTGCTATGGACATCTTCTTTGGGATGCCTGAGAAGAATGTGGTGTCATGGAACGTTATTATTGGGGCACTTGCTTTGCATGGTTTTGGAGAAGAGGCAATTGAGACGTTCAGGAGGATGCAAGCTAGTGGGCTGTGTCCCGATGAGATTACCTTCACAGGGTTACTTTCTGCTTGTAGTCACAGTGGTCTTGTGGACATGGGAcgatattattttg
Proteins encoded:
- the LOC106776639 gene encoding pentatricopeptide repeat-containing protein At2g22410, mitochondrial — encoded protein: MFSTLKLKHATVGSRLFCVGSLQTQISTTIWHKLKSPTHQTLHHLLDKSTSFRQLKLVHAQIILHGLAEQVVTLGKLVSLCVQEGDLRYAHILFDRIPQPNKFMYNHLIRGYSNIDDPINSLLLYRQMVRAGLMPNQFTFPFVFKACAAKPFYWEAVSVHAQAIKLGMRCHACVQNSILTVYVACRLIPSARKVFDDISDRTLVSWNSMIGGYSKIGHCSGAVMLLEEMQHQGVRPDVFTFVSLLSVSSKNGNLDLGRFVHLYIVTTDVQIDSIVKNALIDMYAKCGHLQCAKRVFDRMLDKNVVSWTCMVNAYANHGLIDNAVQIFNQMPVKNVVSWNSIIWCHVQEGLYTEAMELFHRMCISDVIPDDGTLVNILSCCSHMGDLALGKQAHDYICGNSITVSVTLCNSLIDMYAKCGALHTAMDIFFGMPEKNVVSWNVIIGALALHGFGEEAIETFRRMQASGLCPDEITFTGLLSACSHSGLVDMGRYYFELMSSTFGISPNVAHYACMVDLLGRGGFIGEAVTLIQKMPVKPDVVVWGALLSACRTYGNLEIAKQIMKQLLELGRYDSGLYVLLSNMYSESQRWDDMRKIRKIMDDAGIQKCKAISCIEIDGCCHQFMVDDKTHDTSASIYSTLDQLMDHLKSVHHCKSFDVEDIHYSTNLQ